DNA from Danio aesculapii chromosome 10, fDanAes4.1, whole genome shotgun sequence:
AAAGCCTTCTCCCCTGCTTGAGCAAGTGAAAATGAGTCGCTGACATTCACGGTTGGTCTAACGTAGCCTAACTGTACATCTTATAGGATGTATTACCAAATGGCATaattaaatatgatgacagacattcaaagcttaatttaatatcttaatagaagctttgaatgtaataTGACATGACAGTGTGATGTCTTGCATGACAACAGTCAGAATGACCGCTATGGTAATTCTAGTAGAATTCTGGTATAGTTCCAGTGTTAAAAAGCATTATTTAagtttgattagcattatttaaaGTTTTCTTGGACAAGCTGTTTCCATTCTCTAAAATGAACTTCAGTTTGGTCTGATTTTGTTTGAAATAACATTATACCAGGTTGTTCTTTGAATTAGTTTTCCTGATTCTCCAACTGAAAGAGCTAAAATATGAGCATTGCCGTGATTTTAAATACGAAACTAGGTCTGTAAAGTctcactttgcttagacaaaagtctttccacttaacagaaataatgtacagtatagaatataaagtcatggtgcagaggaaaaagaattaatattgtgtatgactcccatgagcttggaggactgcatccatacatctctgcaatgattaAAATGACTTATAAATCAAGTCATCTGGATGGtaaagaaagcgtttttgcaggaactcccagagttcatcaagattctttggattcatcttcaatgcctccttcatcttccccagacttgctcaataatgttcatatgtggtgactgggctggccaatcctggagcatattgaccttttttgctttcaggaactttgatgtggaagttgaagtatgagaaggagcgctatcctgctgaagaaatcTGCCCTCTTCTCTGTGGTTTTGTAAcctaacgggcagcacaaatgtcttaatacctcagattgttgatgttgccatccactctgcagatctctcgtacgcccatactgaatgtaaccccaaaccatgatttttccttcaccaaatttgacagattctgtgagaatcttgggtccaataggtcttctgcagtatttgtgatgattgggatgcagttaaaTTGATGATTCATTGAAGATTAGCATTATTTAAAGTTTGCTTGGACAAGCTGTTTCAATCCTCTAAAACGAACATCATTTTGGCCTGATTTTTGTTTGAAATAACATTACACCAGGTTGTTCTTTGAATTTTGCTTTCCTCTGATTCTCCAACTGAAAGAGCATCGTAAGGTGGGCCAGCAAAGACTCATGCCTTATGTTTGTCCAAATACCTTGTAACAACAGATGCTTACATGATTGGATTTCCAATGTCACCACTGAAAATATGAAGTCAATAATTCATAGCAGACTGGCAAGGAGCCTACATTTACAGTCAATCCCCATCCGCATGGCTCTCATTCTATTTTCGTTAATGGAAAAAGTATATTTAATTAGATCGTCTGCAATCGACATGGTAACAAACACCAGATTTTGGAGCGCTGTTTCAATCTGCACCCATCTGCGCAGCCGAGCATGCTTGTCGGGCTGCATTTCTTTGGCTCATACTATTACCAGATGTTCCCCTGTCCGTAAACACAGACGCAGAGGTCAGACATACACACAGATTTCTCTAGACACCCCTCACACACCACCCCATGTGGTGAATAAAAACAAACGACTAACACAAAGCCTGGCCTGTTAGTCTGCAGCACCTTCTCTCGCTTCAAGTCTCGGCATTCTAAACACGCCACAATAAATATGCATCTGAGCGCCAGCCGTGACTTAACAAAATAGGGAACAGATAGTCTTCAGCTTGATTGCTTTCAATAGAAGACCTTTTATACAGCAAATAGTAGCATACTTGTCTGTACAAAAATAGGGCTGCTTCTCAGTGGGGTTAATGTCACGCTGAATAGTCTAGACCCAGGGGATTGTGCAGGGTTTATGGAGAAAGACTGTGGGTGGTCTATACGGTTCGAGACTGGCTCTTCTCTGCTGCGGCAATGTACAGGTTTGTGGGTCTGAGGGTTTGGCTGACTATTGATGTAAAGGTGCTGTGTCACTCTATGAAGGGATGAGTATGTGCTGTTGTGTTTGCTGTGTTTTCACCAAGTAGCTGAGTCAGGCTGATCTTGGCTCACACCTTCGCTTCACTGTGAGGTTCCATCACTACAAGCTTGTCACTTATCTTTGACTATAGTCCCTTAAGTCACAGTTGACAGGCCGTTTTATTCAACACTTACGAAAACAAAGCTGTGAGGATATAGAAGTGCAGTTTGTTCTTGTCAGTACAAAAGTGTTTGCAGTACCTGAGGTTATGTGGTCAGTGAACTGCATTGAGCTATAAAGAATTAGAACACAAAGAAATAGCAAATAGCTTCAAAAAATAATACTTTGGATATATAAATAATAAGTccagaaattaaaatataaaggtTAAATGGTGGATTACATGGTTCTAGGTCACAATCAAATTGCGTTATAGCCTGTATGTTTTTGAGTTGATGTTCTGCATCAGTTCAGGGACTGTTTAAGTGGTTCTTAAGAATAGGgctgtcacgatactggaattccaTACCAATTGGTACAAAATTTTTCTgattgctcgtatgtcagcttatagacaaaccagctgatcgagctgactttgaaatgctccagttgCCTGGCCAATTccacttgccttgccttgccttggttacactcagtaaacagcggtgagttcagtgaaccgATGACTTTCACAGCTAGTCACagtcatttctttcttttttttaaattttattattttttaggggtttttacctTTAGTGACAGGACAGTGGAAATTTAAatacaggaaagtatggggagcagagagaggcaaacgacctcgagccaggaatcgaacttgggtcaccgggtgctatatgtcgacgcactaaccactaggctgttGGTGCaaacaatcacagtcatttctgttgagcatgtgaacaatTGCAAATCAGCCATCTTAAAGAACACGCTCAATAGGGCTTAAATGTTCACAGGAAATGGgcgttttaaaaatttcagtaccgactggtatcgaattccaatatcgtgacaaccctacttcAGAACAATCAATGTAGGTAGTCTAAGGGTCTGTCTTTTTTCATCTTGCCAACTCACTTGATCTCATGCATTGAGCTCTTTCATTCTTTTATATTTCTTCCTTTCTCTTCATTGTCCGCCTCCTAATGGATGAGACCATGTCGTCTGCTCCCCACCTTTCAAGTCAAGCCTATTTTTAGCCCCTTGTGTGCTTGGCAGAGGAAAGCATGAAAGTGGGGACTGTGTGTTTGCAGATTCTGGCAGTCAGTGACAGAATGAAAGGAGATTGAAGGGGTgctgtggttttaatattacagaggTGACAGAGAATAGAGACTGACAAGTATGAATAAATAGAAACAGGTGTTTGTATTAAGAAAACACAAATGGTTTAGTATTTCTTCATAGCCAATTCATCAAATTCAGACTGGCACAAATCATGCCACAGAAACATTATTGCTTAGGTGTTCATCAACCTTAATGGCAAACACTAAAATcagtattatatatagtataacaTAATAAATAGTTTTACTTGTTCTAATAAAAAGTGCATctagttgttttttttctgtgattttgtAAAATGGCTGTATTCTGACCTGTAGTTTTTTAGCATGTGTCCGCATAGGCGAGAGAAAGGGAGTGTGCGTGGGAGGGATGCTATGTTGGAATTGCGATGGGAATAAAAGGAAAAGCAAGGATAGAGCAAGTAATTTTAGTTTTACATTAGACAGACTGCATCCTTGAGGGAGTCTAACAGTCTGAAGGTAATGTAATTTTGTGTTTGTGAGAGATTAATAGGTGGGTATGTGCGGGATGAAGGACTTTATGGATTGACAAGGAAAGGGGATGCCTCTCTGTGCTCGTGCTTCGACATCTGCTTACTGGCTAGAGCCAAGGGTGGGAGGAGTTTGTGTGCTCCTGCTGCagcagagagagggagggagagaggcaAGGAAGGAGTGAGGGTGCATCAGTGCCACAGAGCGAGAGAGGCTGCTTTCTGCATCACACCATTCTATTTCTCATTTACATTCCAGATGCTGGCTCCTCTTTGGAGAGCCCCTTCTGCATATGAAATGCCAGTCACCACTTGCTGTTCCTTTATCCTTGATCACACAGACTTCCTCCACATTGATGTGAGGGAGCTGGGAGCCCGGCACGTGCTGAAGAGATTCCCCACTCTTCATTCGACTGACAAATGAAGTTGCAGAGAAGACTCTGGATTGCATTCTTTTGGGATTTGTAGGAAAGAAACAGTTTGTGAGGTATATCCTGtgtctgttttttgtgtgtgattctTTGGACAAATAACTGTTTGCGAGCAACTGGGACGTCTGTGATCGGAGTGGCAAGGATTTTGGCttcctatgttttttttttcatttttttttttttcatttttgtttctgAACGTCCTGTGCCGGCAGCTGCCTGTCCTGCTGAAGCACAGCTGTGCTGCTCCCCATAAAGGTGGGGGACTGATAAAAGAGGGGGTACTGCTTGGATTTTACATGGAATtgaagttacagttaccacctgCCGCCTGAAACAGATATAGTGTTTTACTCATTAAGTGATTCTCCCTGGAATACTATagctgcttgtgtgtgttttagtgaaaGGATTGCTGTGGGCACAGAAGACTAGTGGCTCGTTGCTGCTGATATGGATGGCACCTGGCACGGACACCTCCCCCATATCTAACAGGGGCAGTTGTACTCTGGGAAGCCTTTGCTGAGCTAGGCCCCCAAGGAGCTAGCACCCTAATTGTGCGCCCAAGCGCACCCTGAACAAGATGAATGCAACTGAGCTGAACTATACCACAGAACCCTTCTGCCTGCTGAACATTGGCTACTCTCAGATTTTTAACACCTGCCTACTTGAAGTTGCTGTTATTCTTTTCTTGACAGTGCTCATCATCTCTGGAAACCTGGTGGTTATCTTTGTGTTCCACTGTGCCCCGCTACTCAGTCACCATACCACTAGCTCTTTTATACAGACCATGGCATATGCAGACTTCCTGGTTGGGGTTAGTTGTCTTATCCCCTCCCTTTCCCTCCTGCACCATCTGGAGGGTTTGAATGAGAGACTCACCTGCATGGTCTTTAGCTACATGGTCTCTGTGTTGAAGAGCGTCTCCATGGCCTCTCTGGCATGCGTTAGTATTGACCGATATGTTGCCATCACACGACCTCTTTCCTACACAGCTCTTGTCACACCCTGCCGTCTTCGCACTTGCATTATCCTTATTTGGCTGTACTCATCACTCATCTTTTTACCCTCTTTTTTTGGTTGGGGCAAGCCAGGATACCATGGAGATGTATTTAAATGGTGCTCTTCCTGGGACACCCAACctatttttactgcatttattgTTGCGGCCCTCTATGCACCAGCTGCTTTTACAGTTTGTTTCACCTATGCCCATATCTTTCGGATTTGTCGGCAACACACTCGACAGATCAGTGAGCGGAGAGCTCGCTTTGGCCCACAGGATCCTGAGCCAGGTGAGCAAGCCTGCACTGACAAACGCTATGCCACCGTGCTCTTCCGTATCACCAGTGTGTTCTACCTCCTCTGGTTACCCTACATCATTTACTTTTTACTGGAGAGCGCAGGGATATACCACCATGCCATTGCTTCTTTCCTGACCACATGGCTGGCCATTAGCAATAGTTTTTGCAACTGTCTCATCTACAGCCTGTCTAACAGCGCCTTCCGGAAAGGCCTCAAAAGACTCTGCCTTCTTTGCCTGCAACGTACCGACAACAAGAAACCCCTAGGAGAGCCACCAGCCCCTTTACACCCTGCTTGCCATGTGTAAAATCATTTTTGGCAAAATAGTGAGCTTGATATTCTTGTCAAGGATCTTGTCTGGTTAGAAGCAAATACTGAAAAAATAGTTCAGTATCTTTGCACGTCCTGGGTTTGATAGAGGCAAAATGACAAAAGTTTGTTAGCCTGTTTCTATAGTTGCAGGATTACCCAGCAGGAAAAAATGGACCCTTGGTCATTAGATATTAAGTAGACAGCTTTAAGAGAATGGTGTTTGCATTGGCATTTGTGGATATGCCATTTGTAGCAGTTTTTGCTACGTTGATAAGTTAAGCAATGTGGATAGGATGAAATCTCATTCTTTCAGACTGGATTGCCATTGCAAAAGTCTTAGACTGCATTCAGTAGTTTGTATGCAAAATGTACATCACATTGGTTGCATAAAGCAAACACTGAATTACGCTGTCTGATCCACAACTGTCATCTTAAAGAGGACAAGCTCTTTCAGTAACTTCAGCTAGCTGATCTTGTAGACTTTGTGGAAATCTGATCAGCCTTTGGTGAGTGTCGACTTTTAGTACTAATCATGTGGTCAACACAGTGAGAACAAATTGTCTCTTTTTCTCCTGTTTACTGGCtcacatttgtttaaatgtaggAACAACAGCAAAAAAGGTCTCTTAGGCTGATCAAGAAACTCTAAATATTACAGATCAGACAATCTTTTAAAATGACCTTTTAGGCAGAGAATTACAATGAAAACCATTAGTAACAGTGGATACATGGGACACATTACCCATTTTTACTAGTAATATCTAAATCTTGCCTCAAATTTTCAAAGAATAATTTATGAAGTCTAGGAATCAACGATAAGTCTTGACCTTCAGCAATCACAATTGGAATTTTTTGCAAAATCCCTTTTTCTAAAGAGTGGAGATTCTCTCTAACCCTAAAGCAATGCCACAATTTTATAGTCTTCCCATTTTCTGCTTATTTTAAGCCATGAAGGAATTACATAACTATGCCTCCAGTCAGAGGACATCATCCTCAAAAAATGCAGATATACAACTGCAAACAGACTGGCTATTTTGCCTGACTCCTTTTTAACCTTTGATCACACTGGAGACAAACTTCCTTGCTGAAACGCATCAACTCTTATTACATATTCCAACTGTCCTGCAAGTCATTCTGAAAAATCTGTTCAACATCTTGGAGAATTTGGTCGGATTCAACTTGGATTTTAGTTTGATTGGACATATGGATTCTTGGATTTGCCC
Protein-coding regions in this window:
- the LOC130236498 gene encoding probable G-protein coupled receptor 21 is translated as MNATELNYTTEPFCLLNIGYSQIFNTCLLEVAVILFLTVLIISGNLVVIFVFHCAPLLSHHTTSSFIQTMAYADFLVGVSCLIPSLSLLHHLEGLNERLTCMVFSYMVSVLKSVSMASLACVSIDRYVAITRPLSYTALVTPCRLRTCIILIWLYSSLIFLPSFFGWGKPGYHGDVFKWCSSWDTQPIFTAFIVAALYAPAAFTVCFTYAHIFRICRQHTRQISERRARFGPQDPEPGEQACTDKRYATVLFRITSVFYLLWLPYIIYFLLESAGIYHHAIASFLTTWLAISNSFCNCLIYSLSNSAFRKGLKRLCLLCLQRTDNKKPLGEPPAPLHPACHV